Proteins encoded within one genomic window of Xiphophorus maculatus strain JP 163 A chromosome 11, X_maculatus-5.0-male, whole genome shotgun sequence:
- the LOC102228305 gene encoding protein phosphatase 1B-like, which yields MRTARKGNVEIPAFVRQLVKETEKRVSSFFKGGRGGASDGEQTGEGEKEEVIPSPYLDRPVLEKLTEEGCARWGLTYALGSMQGWRANMEDFHNCVPQLGGELSEWSFFAVFDGHAGNTVAQYCSQHLLGHILTTGGVGPEENPEKVKGAIVEGFMQTDKHLHSVARREGWERGGTTVVSTLISPYYIYFGNCGDSRAVLCRSGQVCFSTEDHKPYSPLEKERIESAGGSVSLQRINGSLAVSRALGDFSYKGVENRTPSQQMVSPEPEVCVVERSPMDEFLVLACDGVWDTISNEELCAFVHNRLQVCTDLRDVCTQVIDLCLYKGSLDNISIILLCFPGAPQLSAEALHQEAELEDLLESKVAEIYDELSASGEEPDLLSVLTVLASTVIPGLPPGGGIQSKRNCIISAYYHQRETHKPAVPNALGSS from the exons ATGAGGACGGCCAGGAAGGGCAACGTGGAGATACCTGCATTCGTGCGACAGCTGGTCAAAGAAACAGAGAAGAGGGTCAGCTCTTTCTTCAAAGGGGGACGCGGGGGGGCGTCGGACGGGGAGCAGACGGGCGAGggggagaaggaggaggtgATCCCCAGCCCGTACCTGGACCGGCCGGTGCTGGAGAAGCTGACCGAGGAGGGCTGCGCTCGTTGGGGCCTCACCTACGCCCTGGGGAGCATGCAGGGCTGGAGGGCCAACATGGAGGACTTCCACAACTGCGTGCCGCAGCTGGGAGGAGAGCTCTCCGAGTGGAGCTTCTTCGCTGTGTTCGACGGCCACGCCGGCAACACGGTGGCCCAATACTGCTCCCAGCACCTTCTGGGGCACATCCTGACCACAG GTGGGGTCGGACCTGAGGAAAACCCCGAAAAGGTGAAGGGGGCCATCGTAGAGGGCTTCatgcagacagacaaacacCTGCACTCTGTGGCCCGGCGAGAAGGCTGGGAGAGAGGCGGCACCACCGTGGTGTCCACCCTCATCTCCCCATACTACATCTACTTCGGCAACTGTGGTGACTCCAGGGCCGTGCTGTGCCGGTCGGGGCAGGTGTGTTTCTCCACTGAGGACCACAAACCGTACAGTCCTCTGGAGAAGGAGCGCATCGAAAGCGCCGGCGGGTCGGTGTCCCTTCAGAGGATCAACGGTTCCCTGGCTGTGTCCCGAGCTTTGGGGGACTTCAGCTACAAAGGGGTGGAAAACCGGACCCCCAGCCAGCAGATGGTCTCGCCGGAGCCGGAGGTGTGTGTGGTGGAGCGCTCGCCCATGGACGAGTTCCTGGTGCTGGCCTGCGACGGCGTGTGGGACACCATCAGCAACGAGGAGCTCTGCGCTTTCGTCCACAACCGGCTGCAAGTCTGCACTGACCTGAGGGATGTCTGCACTCAAGTCATCGACCTCTGTCTGTACAAG GGCAGCTTGGACAACATCAGCATCATCTTGCTCTGCTTCCCGGGCGCCCCCCAGCTGTCAGCGGAAGCATTACACCAGGAGGCCGAGCTGGAGGATCTGCTGGAATCCAAAGTGGCAG AAATCTATGACGAGCTGTCTGCCTCCGGGGAGGAACCTGACCTGCTGTCTGTCCTCACAGTCCTGGCGTCCACCGTCATTCCTGGATTACCTCCAGGTGGAGGCATACAGAGCAA GAGAAACTGTATTATCTCTGCTTACTATCATCAAAGAGAGACACACAAGCCTGCAGTACCAAAT GCTCTGGGAAGTTCATGA
- the LOC102233418 gene encoding potassium channel subfamily K member 13-like yields MLLQWRLCASAALMARRRAAGGCCCCCCSRAPLNEDNARFCLLAGLILLYLLCGAAIFSALEHPFEIRAQLLWKQQLENFTRRYRVNLGALHTLLRQYEQANGAGIRVDELRPRWDFSGAFYFVGTVVSTIGFGMTTPATIAGKIFLIFYGLIGCAATILFFNLFLERIITMLAYIMRWCHERRLRCGGAGVVSSREESSGEEDSLEGWKPSVYYVMLILGLASVVIACSASTLYSTMENWSYVDSLYFCFVAFSTIGFGDLVSSQRERYESQGAYRLGNCLFILMGVCCIYSLFNVISIIIKQTLNWILGKLACSGQRKLCSCPCLRGKKQSKRGPAARLTLKRVKRNAVQPVSAQCPMGRQRYTDGSVESVCDSETDAGPGAEVHLGRRLSGEMISVNEFMVSNKVSLALLQKQLSETAHQGPRQSYGHQNGFSGGVGALGIMNNRLQETSVDR; encoded by the exons ATGCTTCTGCAGTGGCGTCTCTGTGCATCAGCTGCGCTCATGGCTCGGAGGAGGGCTGCaggcggctgctgctgctgctgctgctcccgGGCTCCCCTGAACGAAGACAACGCTCGTTTCTGCTTGCTGGCCGGCCTCATCCTCCTCTACTTGCTGTGCGGAGCGGCTATCTTCTCGGCTTTGGAGCACCCATTTGAGATCCGTGCCCAGCTTCTCTggaagcagcagctggagaactTCACGAGGCGGTACAGGGTCAACCTGGGCGCCCTGCACACCCTGCTGCGGCAGTACGAGCAGGCGAACGGAGCAGGGATCAGAGTGGACGAGTTGAGGCCACGCTGGGACTTTTCTGGAGCTTTTTACTTTGTGGGCACTGTGGTCTCTACTATTG GTTTTGGCATGACCACACCGGCAACCATCGCCGGAAAGATATTCCTCATCTTCTATGGCCTCATTGGTTGTGCAGCCACCATCCTCTTCTTCAACCTCTTCCTCGAAAGGATCATTACCATGTTGGCATACATCATGCGCTGGTGTCATGAGCGGCGGTTGAGGTGCGGAGGAGCGGGTGTGGTGTCGAGCAGAGAGGAATCATCCGGTGAAGAGGACAGCCTTGAAGGCTGGAAACCGTCAGTCTATTACGTGATGCTGATTCTGGGACTGGCGTCTGTTGTGATTGCTTGCAGCGCCTCCACCCTGTACAGCACCATGGAGAACTGGAGCTACGTCGACTCCCTCTATTTCTGCTTCGTGGCATTCAGCACCATCGGCTTTGGGGACCTGGTGAGCAGTCAGAGGGAGCGCTATGAATCCCAAGGGGCCTACCGGCTCGGAAACTGCCTTTTCATCCTAATGGGAGTGTGCTGTATCTACTCTCTCTTCAATGTCATTTCTATCATTATCAAGCAAACTCTCAACTGGATCCTGGGGAAGCTGGCCTGCTCTGGGCAACGCAAGCTCTGCTCCTGCCCCTGCCTTCGTGGTAAAAAGCAAAGCAAGAGGGGTCCGGCGGCACGCCTCACACTCAAGCGAGTGAAACGCAACGCTGTGCAGCCTGTCTCCGCCCAGTGCCCCATGGGAAGGCAGCGCTACACGGACGGCTCTGTGGAAAGTGTGTGTGACAGCGAGACAGACGCTGGTCCAGGGGCTGAAGTGCATCTGGGCCGTCGTCTGTCTGGAGAGATGATCTCTGTCAATGAGTTCATGGTGTCCAATAAGGTGTCTCTGGCGTTGCTGCAAAAGCAGCTGAGTGAAACTGCTCACCAAGGGCCACGGCAGAGCTACGGGCACCAGAACGGGTTTTCTGGAGGGGTGGGGGCCTTGGGAATTATGAACAATCGCCTGCAGGAAACCAGTGTGGATAGATAG